One Setaria italica strain Yugu1 chromosome II, Setaria_italica_v2.0, whole genome shotgun sequence DNA segment encodes these proteins:
- the LOC101757374 gene encoding nitrate regulatory gene2 protein, with protein sequence MGNCAASRLAGGGGGGGGGDPVAVCRDRKRLIKAAAERRFALAGAHANYAAALRSVADALDVFVARHTAPAPILITLPTPSNSPPGSPKPSQVQVQELPSPATPSPPPPPLEEEAAPASPPPAEDGGGGAQTPEMGIPYYYPPSATPPPPPPAASVVGGWDFFNPFYGTEEVAAAISDEEMRAVREREGIPELEEAEEEEEEEGSKAAEAKAPKTEASLGVSTPQEEAKDVCEMEGNSTGLEVAVAPQGRELLAALKEVEELFARAAEAGKEVSGMLEAATRVPELKENSSKIIHAITWHRSPSSVSSSYRSELGASSNSLSWTEKSETKSDIFEDYGGMKSGSHSQTLGRLYAWEKKLYEEVKAIDQIRQTYEKKCVQLRNQDAKGSELRSAEKTRTTVRDLYTRIWVSLRAAESISDRIQKLRDEELQPQLVELLQGFTKSWKLMVDSHETQRQIMFEVNSFTCPAYGKFCNDAQRHATLKLEVQLRNWRSCFVSYVNAQKAYIEALDGWLSKFILTDTIRYSRGISSIAPDRAGAPILVVICHDWYTTLSKIPNKRVSFTMRNFLRSVRVLWLKQGEEQQQKRKVDSLSKELDKKLTAYKRAENRIIGTKILEHKPEVDAKQRMEQLSEKKEMLNVLRKRIEMEKAKHQACMRDTHDVTLNGFKIGLASIFESLTEFSKDSVKLYEDLLAQADAKGSEKITAEKRPCVEGPYSHIAVDAT encoded by the exons ATGGGGAACTgcgccgcctcccgcctcgccggcggcggcggcggcggcggcggaggggaccCCGTGGCGGTGTGCCGCGACCGGAAGCGCCTTATCAAGGCGGCGGCCGAGCGCCGGTTCGCGCTGGCCGGCGCGCACGCCAACtacgcggcggcgctccgctCCGTAGCCGACGCGCTCGACGTCTTCGTCGCGCGCCacaccgcgccggcgccgatcCTCATCACGCTCCCCACCCCCAGCAACTCGCCCCCGGGTTCCCCCAAGCCGTCGCAGGTTCAGGTGCAGGAGCTTCCCTCTCCTGCCacgccctcgccaccgccgccgccgctggaggaggaggcggctcCGGCATCACCGCCCCCCGCGGAagatgggggcggcggcgcgcagacTCCGGAGATGGGAATACCGTACTATTACCCGCcctcggcgacgccgccgccgccgcctcctgcggcGTCGGTGGTCGGCGGGTGGGACTTCTTTAACCCATTCTACGGGACGGAGGAGGTGGCTGCGGCCATCAGCGACGAGGAGATGCGCGCGGTGAGGGAGCGGGAGGGCATCCCCGAactggaggaggcggaggaggaggaggaggaggagggatcgAAGGCGGCGGAAGCCAAGGCCCCAAAGACAGAGGCGTCGCTTGGAGTCTCAACGCCCCAAGAAGAGGCTAAAGATGTGTGCGAGATGGAGGGGAACAGCACCGGGCTGGAGGTGGCCGTGGCGCCCCAGGGGCGCGAGCTGCTCGCGGCCCtcaaggaggtggaggagctcttcgcgcgcgccgccgaggccggaAAGGAGGTGTCCGGCATGCTCGAAGCCGCCACGCGCGTCCCCGAGCTCAAAG aaaattcatcaaaaataaTTCATGCCATCACATGGCATCGGTCTCCATCATCCGTATCCTCGTCCTACAGGAGTGAGCTGGGAGCAAGCTCAAATAGCTTGTCATGGACAGAGAAGAGTGAAACTAAGAGTGATATATTCGAAGACTATGGTGGGATGAAGTCAGGAAGTCACTCCCAGACTTTAGGGAGACTGTATGCTTGGGAGAAGAAACTTTATGAGGAAGTTAAG GCTATAGATCAAATCCGACAAACCTATGAGAAGAAATGTGTTCAGCTGAGGAACCAAGATGCCAAAGGTTCAGAGCTGCGCAGTGCTGAAAAAACTAGGACAACAGTTAGAGACTTGTATACAAGAATTTGGGTTTCACTACGAGCAGCAGAATCTATATCTGATAGGATACAAAAGTTAAGGGATGAGGAACTGCAGCCACAACTTGTTGAGCTGTTGCAGGG CTTTACAAAATCTTGGAAATTAATGGTAGACTCACATGAAACCCAGAGACAGATAATGTTTGAGGTGAATTCATTCACATGTCCAGCATACGGCAAATTCTGTAATGATGCGCAGCGTCATGCAACTCTGAAGTTGGAGGTTCAACTGAGGAATTGGAGATCCTGCTTTGTAAGCTATGTCAATGCTCAGAAAGCATATATTGAAGCTCTTGATGGCTGGTTATCGAAGTTTATTCTGACTGATACCATCCGGTACTCCCGAGGGATCTCATCAATTGCTCCTGATAGAGCTGGTGCCCCAATTTTAGTTGTGATTTGCCATGACTGGTACACCACGCTGTCCAAGATTCCAAACAAGCGGGTCTCCTTCACCATGCGAAATTTTCTCAGAAGTGTGAGAGTGCTATGGCTGAAGCAAGGAGAAGAGCAACAGCAGAAAAGAAAGGTGGACAGCCTGTCAAAAGAGCTGGACAAGAAGCTAACCGCCTACAAAAGAGCAGAGAACAGGATTATTGGCACCAAGATTCTGGAGCATAAACCCGAGGTAGACGCGAAGCAGCGCATGGAGCAGCTGTCGGAGAAGAAAGAGATGCTCAACGTCCTGAGGAAGAGGATCGAGATGGAGAAAGCGAAGCATCAAGCTTGCATGCGGGACACGCACGACGTCACGCTCAACGGGTTCAAGATTGGCCTCGCCAGTATCTTCGAATCGCTGACGGAATTCTCGAAGGACTCGGTCAAGCTTTACGAAGACCTTCTAGCTCAAGCCGATGCCAAAGGTTCGGAGAAGATTACTGCCGAGAAACGGCCCTGCGTTGAAGGTCCATATTCGCACATAGCAGTGGATGCGACATGA
- the LOC101757774 gene encoding NEP1-interacting protein-like 1: MDTTTLTVTHSRLRPAATDSAARRRSPAGGRGLGSLAARVAKSLARGLVTCVFATVGTVLGAITGGLIGLATETGVVRGTGVGGLTGALVSMEVVDSYLAMWRSDEPAIWSAVYVLDVIWSLLTGRLVREKVDPAVLSAVESQMSAVEAPVGHGDGADIFETGGSSGMPRAAIDALPVVRFAVSGNVDAGGELTVCSVCLQEFEAGESARSLPVCRHTFHLPCIDGWLLRHASCPLCRRAV, from the exons ATGGATACGACGACGCTCACCGTCACCCACTCCCGGCTCCGTCCTGCTGCTACCGACTCCGCGGCacgtcgccgctcgccggcggGAGGCCGCGGCCTCGGCTCATTGGCCGCCCGGGTCGCCAAGAGCCTCGCCCGCGGCCTCGTCACCTGCGTCTTCGCGACAG TGGGCACGGTCCTCGGCGCGATCACGGGCGGGCTGATCGGGCTGGCGACGGAGACGGGCGTGGTGCGCGGCACGGGCGTCGGCGGCCTCACGGGCGCGCTCGTGTCCATGGAGGTCGTCGACTCCTACCTCGCCATGTGGCGCTCCGACGAGCCGGCCATCTGGAGCGCCGTCTACGTG CTGGACGTGATCTGGAGCCTGCTGACCGGCCGCCTCGTGCGCGAGAAGGTGGACCCCGCCGTGCTCAGCGCCGTCGAGAGCCAG ATGAGTGCAGTGGAGGCACCGGTCGGACATGGTGACGGCGCCGACATCTTCGAGACGGGTGGCAGCAGCGGCATGCCGAGGGCCGCCATCGACGCGCTCCCGGTGGTGAGGTTCGCCGTGAGCGGCAacgtcgacgccggcggcgagctcacCGTGTGCTCCGTTTGCCTCCAG GAGTTTGAGGCCGGCGAGAGCGCGAGGAGCCTGCCGGTGTGCCGCCACACGTTCCACCTGCCGTGCATCGACGGCTGGCTGCTCCGGCACGCCTCCTGCCCCTTGTGCCGGCGCGCAGTCTAG
- the LOC101778612 gene encoding serine/threonine protein phosphatase 2A 57 kDa regulatory subunit B' alpha isoform, which translates to MGAAAAEVVAPRPPSGKRRSTTLRFLFELEKPDGLLPGTAKLPPPSPEPEADSLIDKIASCHRSFTFAGAGECEAERDAKRERLVEVLGAVRSVGTAGSNKGLPLDHRVMAALLRMVAANIFRSMPPSAYPPLPPDGLDEDAPAAVLAPAWPHLQVVYDILLSVVAAADARALRHHVDRAFLSSLLALFASEDPRERDRLKTAYHQLYSKLTCERAFMRRSMATALLRLAYEAPPGERPCGAAELLEICGSIINGFAVPLKEEHREFLTRVLMPLHRTRWAHTYHRQLAYCVLQFVHKEPGLAGAVVTGILRHWPVTNCQKEVLLIEELEDILQVLEPEQFQKLAVPVCSRIARCVSSCSSQVAERALYVWNNVRFLDLATSSPGVMEKILPAFVASVEGNLERHWSKCVQQVTASVKALLEEVAPDLYARCAADLAARRSEAEAAAAVRAARWRKLDAAAAAAK; encoded by the exons ATGGGTGCTgccgcggcggaggtggtggcgccgAGGCCACCGTCGGGCAAGAGGAGGTCGACCACGCTGAGGTTCCTCTTCGAGCTCGAGAAGCCGGACGGCCTGCTGCCCGGCACGGCCAAGctcccaccgccgtcgccggagcccgAGGCCGACAGCCTGATTGACAAGATCGCCTCGTGCCACCGCTCGTTCACgttcgccggcgcgggcgagtgCGAGGCCGAGCGGGACGCGAAGCGGGAGCGCCTGGTGGAAGTGCTCGGTGCCGTGCGGTCGGTCGGGACGGCCGGGAGCAACAAGGGGCTTCCGCTGGACCACCGCGTGATGGCGGCGCTGCTGAGGATGGTCGCCGCCAACATCTTCCGTTCAATGCCGCCGTCAGCGtacccgccgctgccgcccgacGGCCTCGACGaggacgcgccggcggcggtgctggcccCGGCGTGGCCGCACCTCCAGGTGGTCTACGACATCCTCCTCTCCGtggtcgccgccgcggacgccaGGGCGCTGCGCCACCACGTGGACCGCGCCTTCCTCTCGTCCCTCCTCGCGCTGTTCGCCTCCGAGGACCCCCGGGAGCGGGACCGGCTCAAGACCGCGTACCACCAGCTCTACTCCAAGCTCACCTGCGAGCGCGCCTTCATGCGGCGCTCCATGGCCACCGCGCTCCTGCGGCTCGCCTACGAGGCTCCCCCGGGCGAGCGCCCCTgcggcgccgccgagctgcTGGAGATCTGCGGCAGCATCATCAACGGCTTCGCCGTGCCGCTCAAGGAGGAGCACCGGGAGTTCCTGACGCGCGTGCTGATGCCGCTGCACCGGACGCGGTGGGCGCACACGTACCACCGCCAGCTCGCCTACTGCGTGCTCCAGTTCGTGCACAAGGAGCccgggctcgccggcgccgtcgtcacGGGGATCCTGCGCCACTGGCCCGTCACCAACTGCCAGAAGGAGGTGCTGCTCATCGAGGAGCTCGAGGATATTCTCCAGGTGCTCGAGCCAGAGCAGTTCCAGAAGCTGGCCGTGCCCGTCTGCTCGCGGATCGCCCGCTGTGTCAGTAGCTGCAGCTCTCAG GTGGCCGAGAGGGCGCTGTACGTGTGGAACAACGTGCGGTTCCTGGACCTGGCGACGTCGTCGCCGGGCGTGATGGAGAAGATCCTGCCGGCGTTCGTGGCGAGCGTGGAGGGCAACCTGGAGCGGCACTGGAGCAAGTGCGTGCAGCAGGTGACGGCCAGCGTCAAGGCCCtgctggaggaggtggcgccCGACCTCTACGCCCGGTgcgccgccgacctcgccgcgcgGCGctccgaggccgaggccgccgccgccgtgcgcgccgccCGTTGGCGGAAGctcgacgctgccgccgccgccgccaaatag
- the LOC101758188 gene encoding LOW QUALITY PROTEIN: pentatricopeptide repeat-containing protein At1g20300, mitochondrial (The sequence of the model RefSeq protein was modified relative to this genomic sequence to represent the inferred CDS: inserted 1 base in 1 codon), whose protein sequence is MALLLKPKHHLSKAGRILLIRRLCDGSPTPPTPTDPAPPPLTRAETKLLDALHAALLDHRRANPASELPVSPPFDTLPPLSEAVSGLLPSPPSPDLPLHLLRRLLALRRGVPLPEAVAFFHHVVPSQPEHSLPDLYATMIDLLAKHHHFPLARHLLDEMRQRAVPISSQLIRALIRRYVRAEMPSEAADLFRRMDEYGAGAPDSATLASLLAALSKXRLGSEAQSLFDSCKSVFPPDVVLYTAVVHAWCRAGRLDEAERVFAEMQQSGIMPNVYTYTAVIDAMYRAGQVPRAQELLCQMIDSGCPPNTATFNAIMRAHLKAGRSEQVLQVHNQMRQFGCEPDIITYNFLIETHCGKGQGNLDAALKVLAKMTAKGCVPDCHTFNPMFKLVLVLGNIDAARKLYEKMRDLQCKPNVVTYNCLLRLFNQEKSMDMVLRMKKNMDVEGIEPNMHTYAILIEAFCGRGNWKRAHATLKEMIEEKSFKPSKKVRDTVLTLLRKAGQLKKHEELVELMADQGFISRPASDALWTTLSAC, encoded by the exons ATGGCTCTCCTCCTCAAGCCCAAGCACCACCTCTCCAAGGCCGGACGCATCCTCCTCATCCGCCGCCTCTGCGACGGCTcaccgaccccgccgaccccaacggACCCCGCACCCCCGCCCCTGACCCGCGCTGAGACCAAGCTCCTGGACGCCCTGCACGCGGCGCTCCTCGACCACCGCCGCGCCAACCCGGCATCCGAGCTCCCGGTATCCCCGCCGTTCGACACCCTCCCGCCCCTCTCCGAGGCCGTCTCCGGTCTGCTCCCTTCCCCGCCTTCCCCTGACCTCCCGCTCCACCTCCTACGCCGCCTCCTTGCGCTCCGCCGTGGCGTCCCGCTCCCCGAGGCCGTCGCCTTCTTCCACCACGTCGTCCCCTCCCAACCCGAACATTCCCTCCCCGATCTCTACGCCACCATGATCGACCTGCTCGCCAAGCACCACCATTTCCCTCTCGCGCGCCACCTGCTCGACGAAATGCGCCAGCGAGCCGTCCCCATCTCATCGCAGCTCATCCGCGCCTTGATCCGCCGGTATGTCCGGGCAGAGATGCCGTCGGAGGCAGCCGACCTGTTCCGCCGCATGGACGAGTACGGAGCTGGGGCTCCTGATTCTGCCACACTGGCGTCCCTCCTCGCCGCTCTCTCCA AACGCCTTGGCAGTGAGGCACAGTCACTGTTCGACAGTTGCAAGTCTGTCTTCCCACCGGATGTTGTGCTCTACACGGCAGTGGTGCACGCGTGGTGCCGCGCCGGGCGGCTCGATGAGGCGGAACGAGTGTTTGCAGAGATGCAGCAATCAGGGATCATGCCGAATGTATATACCTACACTGCTGTGATTGATGCAATGTATCGTGCAGGGCAGGTTCCCCGTGCACAGGAGCTCCTGTGCCAGATGATCGATTCTGGGTGCCCGCCAAACACAGCAACGTTCAATGCCATCATGCGGGCGCATCTCAAGGCTGGCCGTTCTGAGCAGGTGCTGCAGGTGCATAACCAGATGCGGCAGTTTGGGTGTGAGCCTGATATTATCACATACAATTTCTTGATAGAGACACATTGTGGGAAGGGGCAGGGCAACCTTGATGCAGCACTGAAGGTTCTTGCAAAAATGACAGCAAAAGGGTGTGTTCCTGACTGCCACACGTTCAATCCCATGTTCAAGCTGGTGCTTGTGCTCGGCAACATTGATGCTGCGCGGAAGTTGTATGAAAAGATGAGGGACCTACAATGCAAGCCAAATGTCGTGACATATAATTGCCTTCTAAGATTGTTCAATCAGGAGAAGTCAATGGATATGGTTCTAAGGATGAAAAAGAACATGGATGTGGAAGGAATCGAGCCAAACATGCACACATATGCAATTCTGATTGAGGCATTTTGTGGGAGAGGGAACTGGAAACGTGCACACGCAACACTAAAGGAAATGATCGAGGAGAAGTCCTTTAAACCCTCAAAGAAGGTGCGTGATACGGTATTGACCCTTTTGAGGAAGGCTGGACAGCTCAAGAAGCATGAAGAGCTTGTTGAATTGATGGCTGACCAGGGTTTCATTAGCCGCCCGGCAAGTGATGCACTGTGGACCACACTGTCGGCTTGctga
- the LOC101758595 gene encoding uncharacterized protein At1g76070, with protein sequence MEKKQRKHARSRSFTGAGLASFFRSTVASFSSTFPSRGRSSFNHRNAFSGPIVSIVPPEARGGSRRKPRSGYRTPEPSSPKVSCIGQIKRSGSRRQKKVNPCGKNGGACPLPPRHPAAEGTTTKPCGRPRGSLVKRMSFFRRSRSRSRSRSSSSSKDGFCNGTSCAFPAAAAPAPAAAGLGQMKRFTSGRAAFQDFDWREEEERRSRDSDEEEEDEGFVAYSAPLTLGGGVVASEPRKEVNLWRRRPMAPPTPLQLH encoded by the coding sequence ATGGAGAAGAAGCAGAGGAAGCACGCGAGGTCCAGGAGCTTCACAGGCGCCGGGCTGGCCTCCTTCTTCCGTTCGACCGTCGcgtccttctcctccaccttcccGTCCCGCGGCAGGTCCTCCTTCAACCACCGCAACGCCTTCTCGGGGCCCATCGTCTCCATCGTCCCGCCGGAGGCCCGCGGCGGGAGCAGGAGGAAGCCGCGGTCGGGGTACCGGACGCCCGAGCCGTCCTCGCCCAAGGTGTCCTGCATCGGCCAGATCAAGCGGAGCGGCTCCAGGCGCCAGAAGAAGGTCAACCCGTGCGGCAAGAACGGCGGCGCctgcccgctgccgccgcggcatccggcggcggaggggacgacgacgaagccCTGCGGCAGGCCCAGGGGCTCGCTCGTGAAGCGCATGTCCTTCTTCCGTCGCAGCAGGTCGCGGTCGCGGTCCAGGTCGTCTTCGTCGTCGAAGGATGGGTTCTGTAACGGGACCAGCTGCGccttcccggcggcggccgccccggcgccggcggcggcggggctcgggcaGATGAAGCGGTTCACGAGCGGTCGCGCGGCGTTCCAGGACTTCGactggcgggaggaggaggagaggaggagccgTGACAGTGAcgaagaggaagaggacgaggGGTTCGTGGCGTACTCAGCGCCGCTGACGCTCGGCGGTGGGGTGGTGGCGTCCGAGCCGAGGAAGGAGGTGAACCTGTGGAGGCGGCGCCCCATGGCTCCTCCCACTCCGCTCCAGCTTCATTAG